A single genomic interval of Patescibacteria group bacterium harbors:
- a CDS encoding thioredoxin family protein, which translates to MKIKVLGSGCPNCKRLEANAQKAVEELNLGAVIEKVTDMDLIMSYGIISTPALVINEQVVSYGRIPDVAEIKAMLVNPEIIKPFDNNSASKTGGCNCGCKCGGKC; encoded by the coding sequence ATAAAAATTAAAGTTCTTGGTTCCGGCTGTCCCAATTGTAAAAGATTGGAAGCTAATGCGCAAAAAGCAGTGGAGGAATTAAATTTGGGAGCCGTAATTGAGAAAGTAACTGACATGGATTTAATTATGAGTTATGGGATAATAAGCACTCCGGCTTTGGTAATTAATGAACAAGTGGTAAGTTATGGCCGTATTCCTGATGTTGCCGAAATTAAAGCGATGTTGGTCAACCCGGAAATAATTAAACCTTTCGATAATAATTCCGCATCAAAAACAGGTGGTTGCAATTGCGGGTGTAAATGCGGAGGCAAATGTTAA